A section of the Phoenix dactylifera cultivar Barhee BC4 unplaced genomic scaffold, palm_55x_up_171113_PBpolish2nd_filt_p 000609F, whole genome shotgun sequence genome encodes:
- the LOC120106712 gene encoding uncharacterized protein LOC120106712, with translation MVEVKYFIPNKSRMLVSLLGDKDVRNMHQIHVNLNALVIELVVSHIPCLIEAADVVIDMRDSGPSQNVECSRRSKIFSKGSLSNFGQVVEKTRAAIEEQPSQRNSLDAWKTSIEGVGQKFNDVETLRDTIRNFCIANCRDFVFVKNDRLRLTVEYAYEGCEWPIDIVKDIHREYSVELPYHQAWHGKEVAMKDLYGHRSKSYDRIYWYCDAILETNPDSIAEYETIEGRFKRLFISFHASVVGFIRGCRPLIFMDGTFIKHKDGGVILGATSKDANDDMFPIAYGVVDTEIDDNWDWFCRNLKDAIYSCIEWRSKQITFMTDRHQGIIKSVPKYFSGSYHSYCFRHVKDNFKNQVLVHYCASERKRLLDLLNAARTELFPK, from the exons ATGGTAgaagttaaatattttattccaAACAAGTCTAGAATGCTTGTTTCGCTCCTGGGCGATAAGGATGTTCGGAATATGCATCAAATACACGTCAACTTAAATGCGCTGGTGATCGAGTTGGTTGTTAGTCATATTCCATGCTTGATCGAAGCAGCCGATGTCGTAATTGATATGAG GGATAGTGGCCCATCCCAAAATGTTGAGTGTAGCCGCCGATCAAAAATTTTTTCAAAGGGTAGCTTAAGTAATTTCGGTCAAGTTGTTGAAAAAACAAGAGCTGCAATCGAAGAGCAACCTAGTCAAAGAAATTCTTTGGATGCTTGGAAAACCTCTATTGAGGGTGTTGGTCAGAAGTTCAATGATGTAGAAACTCTTCGCGACACGATTCGCAACTTTTGCATTGCAAATTGTAGAGATTTTGTATTTGTGAAGAACGATCGCCTGCGACTGACCGTGGAATATGCATACGAAGGATGTGAATG GCCGATTGATATCGTAAAGGATATTCATCGAGAATATAGTGTTGAATTGCCGTATCATCAAGCTTGGCATGGGAAGGAGGTGGCTATGAAGGACCTTTATGGTCACAGATCAAAATCTTATGACCGGATATACTGGTATTGCGATgccattcttgagaccaaccccGACAGCATAGCAGAGTATGAAACTATTGAAGGTCGATTCAAACGCCTATTCATTTCATTTCATGCTTCAGTAGTGGGTTTCATAAGAGGTTGTAGACCTCTGATTTTTATGGATGGAACATTTATAAAGCATAAGGATGGAGGAGTAATACTTGGCGCGACTTCCAAAGATGCAAACGACGATATGTTTCCTATTGCTTACGGTGTGGTCGATACGGAGATTGATGACAATTGGGACTGGTTTTGTCGGAATTTGAAAGATGCAATTTATAGTTGCATTGAGTGGCGAAGTAAGCAAATAACATTTATGACGGATAGACATCAAGGAATTATTAAATCAGTGCCGAAGTACTTTTCTGGTAGTTACCACTCATATTGTTTCCGTCATGTGAAAGACAACTTCAAGAATCAG GTGCTTGTCCATTATTGTGCAAGTGAGAGAAAGAGGCTGCTCGATTTACTAAATGCTGCACGAACAGAATTGTTTCCCAAATAA